CCGGCCGAAGTCGGCCCGGTCGACTTCGTCTTCCTCGGCCTGAAGGCCAACTCCTACGCCTCGTGCGCATCGCTCCTCGCCCCGCTGCTCGGCCCGGACACCGCGGTCGTGGCCGCGCAGAACGGCATCCCGTGGTGGTACTTCCACGGCCTGACGGGACATCCGCTCGAAGGGCACCGCGTCGAGACCGTCGACCCGGGCGGCTCGGTCACCGCGGTGCTGGAGCTGCGACGCGCGATCGGCTGCGTCGTCTACTGCTCCACGGTCATCGAGGAACCGGGCGTGATCCGGCACCTGGAGGGCACCCGGTTCTCCCTCGGCGAGCCGGACGGCGAGATCTCCGCGCGGTGCAAGGTGCTCAGCGCGGCCATGATCGCCGGCGGGCTCAAGGCGCCGGTCGAACCGCGGCTGCGCGACGACATCTGGATCAAGCTGATGGGCAACGTCGCCTTCAACCCGCTCTCGGCGCTGACCCGGGCGACCATGGCCCAGATGTGCGAGCACGACGACACGCGCGCTCTCGTCGCCACGATGATGACCGAGACCCTCGCGATCGCCCGCGCGGCGGGCAGCGACCCCGGTGTCTCGGTCGAGAAACGCATCGACGGCGCCTGGCGCGTCGGCCACCACAAGACGTCGATGCTGCAGGACCTCGAAGCGGGCAAGCCGCTCGAGATCGACGCGATCATCGGCGCGGTCGTGGAGCTGGCCGGTCTCACCGGCGTGCCCGCGCCGGCGCTGCGGCACGTCCACGCCGCCATCTCGCTGCTCGACCACACCAGCAACGTCCCCGTCGGGGCGCACTGACCCGGAGGTGCCCGTGAAGCGCAAGAAGACCGAGCCGTACGTCCGGCTCACCCGGCCCCTCGTGCGCGACTTCGGCGTGCTGCGGCCCGCGACCTGGGAGGAGGCCCTCGACCGGGCTGCCGCCGGCATCCGCCGGACGCTGGAGAGCAAGGGGCCCGAGGCGTTCGGGATGTTCTCGTGCGCCCGCGCGACCAACGAGATGAACTTCGTCGCGCAGAAGTTCACCCGCGCGGTGATCGGCACGAACAACGTCGACTCGTGTAACCGCACGTGTCACGCGCCGAGCGTCGCCGGGCTGGCCCGGGTGTTCGACAGCGGCGGCGGGACGTCGTCGTACCAGGAGATCGAGGACGCCGACGTCATCGTCGTCTGGGGCGGCAACCCCCGCGAGGCGCACCCGATCTTCTTCCAGCACGTGCTCAAGGCGGTCCACAAGGGAGCGAAGCTCTTCGTCGTCGACCCGCGCCGGACGAGCACCGCGAGCTGGGCGCACCGGCAGCTGCAGCTCGAGGTCGGCACCGACATCCCGCTGGCCCACGCGGTCGCCCGCGAGATCGTCCACTCCGGACTCGCCAACACGACGTTCATCGAGCGCGCCACCGAAGGGTTCGC
The window above is part of the Amycolatopsis camponoti genome. Proteins encoded here:
- a CDS encoding 2-dehydropantoate 2-reductase, with translation MKVAVLGAGAIGAYVGAALHRGGTEVHLIARRAHLAAMREHGVRVLSPRGDFTAHPHVTDDPAEVGPVDFVFLGLKANSYASCASLLAPLLGPDTAVVAAQNGIPWWYFHGLTGHPLEGHRVETVDPGGSVTAVLELRRAIGCVVYCSTVIEEPGVIRHLEGTRFSLGEPDGEISARCKVLSAAMIAGGLKAPVEPRLRDDIWIKLMGNVAFNPLSALTRATMAQMCEHDDTRALVATMMTETLAIARAAGSDPGVSVEKRIDGAWRVGHHKTSMLQDLEAGKPLEIDAIIGAVVELAGLTGVPAPALRHVHAAISLLDHTSNVPVGAH